A segment of the Funiculus sociatus GB2-C1 genome:
AGAACCCAATTTGTGTAAGGCAGCAGCTGTTGTTAGCACCTTTACATTAGATGCTGGTATGAAGTAACTTCCTTGTTCGCGGCTGTAGAAGATGCTATTTTTAGTTAACGGTTCAATCAAAATCCCCCAACGAGCGCGACTCCACTGCGGACGGTTTGTAATAGCATCAATTGCAGTTGTTAGTTGGGAAGGACATAAAGCAGCAGATTGAGGCTTTTGGGTTTGAGAAACTTGTGCTGTATTCAGCTTATCTGGATGGGACGATTGATTATTTGCTTGTGCTGCTTGCTGTCCCGATAGCAACTGGGTGTTTAGTATTAGTATCAGGCTACTAATTTCACTAATTTTAACTAATCTTGAATAACCTTTTCCTTTCTTAATAGGCGTAGCGCAGCCATCTTGCCTGCCTTGCTGAGAACTAGAATTGGGATGTCCTGTATCCTGAAAATCTGATTTTTCCCACTGGGCTGCTATCTCACTTATTTTTGAGGATATTTTTATCATTAAGATTTTTTCTGAATAAAAATGCTTGGCATCTTATAAATCTTACCGGAGACAGGTGGCAATATCAAGAATAGTTTATAACAATTCTATTTTATTTCTAGAAATGCTGCATACAACGTCTCTAGTTTTATACGAACCGCAGAGGCAAGAGAGGACACAGAGGAAAAAAACAGAGAGTTCATAAATGAATTGCCAGTGGTTCAGATACCCGACTTCTTAGAGAAGTCGGGTATCTCGCCTTCACAAATCATTTAGCACTGTTACATACCTATAAAAATATTTCTAACGATAGAGCTTAGTAACCTTTGTAAATATAAATAATATAGATAATAATCAAAATTTTTTATTTTCAACAAAAGAGATTTAGGTAATTATAATCATGGCGATACAAGAGCGAGATGTTGACAAAAACAACATTCCAAGAGAGCGATACCGGGACAACAACAGGAGAAAATATCTTTGGGTCGTCTTAGCGAGTGTACTCTCGACCTTGGGCTTAGTTGCAGCTGGCTTCTGGCTGTATCAGCGGCTGGCATCGAGAGATGCGATCGCACCCGTTACTACCGTCAGCCCTTCTATCAGTCCGACAGTTGAACCACCCGCCGCATCTCCCCTGCCTAGTGTTGGCATTCAACCCGGTCAATTTGTCCAGCCTGCTTTAGGCAACAAAGCGCAAGTAGAATTAACCGCAGTCCGGAGAGTTCTCGGCGCACCCAATGAAGTTACAGTCGAGATGCGAATTAATCGTCTTTCAGACGATGTTGGGGGTAGTGACATTATTAGTCCTGGCTCTACAACCGCCCGTAATCCTATCACAAACGAAACTTACTATGCAGTAGATGTCCTTAATCGTTCATCCGGATCGACTTCTTTATATCAGTTGAGTCGAGGTCAACCACAAGAAGCTTATGTTGTGTTAAATGTGCCAGCAGGCGTTAACACTATTGACATTTTTGTTGAGAACACGGGAGTATTTAGAAATGTGCCAATTGCTGATGCCAGTGCTAATCCAGTGAGTAGACTGGCACCCGCACCTCCAGCACCCATTAACACAGCGCCAATTTCCCCAGTCCCCCAATCTCAAGCCCCCTACAGCACAGCCAGTGCGCCTAGCCGCAACGTTGGAATTCAACCGGGTCAATTTGTGCAGCCTGCTTTGGGTACAAAGGCACAAGTAGAGTTGCTTTCAGTCAAGCGGGTCGCAGATCCAGAATTGAGAACCCGCGACGTAGTGAACGTGCAGATGCGCGTCCGCCGTCTGGCAACGGATAACATAGTTGGGAGTGACATTATCTCTGTAGGCGGGACAACAGCCAGAAATCCTGTCACCAGCGAGACCTACGAAGCAGTTGACTTGCTTAATCGTTCCACGGGAAACGTTTCTTTGTATCTGTTGCGTCCACAAGCTTCGGGCGATGCCTATGTTTGGCTGAGGGTGCCAGAGGGAACCAACACGCTTGACATTTACATACCTGAGACGCAGGCATTTAAGAATGTGCCTATTTCCAATTAGATAGGCGTAATGAGATAGTTATGAGTTGTGAGTTTGAAATTCATAACTCGTAACTCCTAACTATTAAGAGCGTATGAGCAATTTTTTATCTGGCGTGGCTGTTGTACTTTCTATTTTGGCGTTGATTACCAGTGGTTACAGTGCCTATCAAGTTTTGGAACTGAGAAAGGACGTTGATACTGCTGATAATTTACAAAGCAATGCAACGGCTACTGATAATCAAACACCTGTGGCGACACCTGATGCACAAACCACTCCGGAAGCCAATACTGCGATTCAACCAAAGCAGTTTATTCAGCCTGCTTTGGATGGTAAAGCGCAGATAGAGTTGCTTTCAGTGCGGAGAATTGCACATCCTGATAATGGATTGCGAAATGTGGTAAATGTGCAATTTAGGTTGCGACGGGTGACACCAGACGTGGTGGGTTCAGAAGCTTTATTTCCGGCAGCGACAACTGCTAGTAATTCCATCACAAACGACAGCTATAAAGCTGTTTGGGCTAATCGTGCCACTCCGTCTATTGCTTTGGACAGTATTGGTCAAAATGCCTCAGTTGATGCTTATGTTTGGCTGCAAGTACCGCAGGGAACCAATTCGCTAGATATTTACGTTCCCAACACGCAGCCGTTTAAAAACGTGCCGATTTCAAACTAAAAATCGAAAATAAGGGTGGGCTTTTGAAGTCCACCTCGCAAAATTAAAACAAAATTGCTTACTTATGGAGCAGGTATCTTGTCTGCCATTTTAGATAAATTTTTAAAGTAAAAATAAAAATCATGGATCTCATGCAGATGAGCGATTTGCTACCTAACAACTACGAAAAAAGCACTAGCACACCACCGGAATTAGGCTTAGTTTGCATCACCACATCTGATAAAGTGCGTTATCGCGCCCTGACGCGCAAGCGACTATTACAGTTGCCGACTGCGGAGCAAGAGCAAGTTTTGCGGGAGTTGTATACTGATAATTTGCAACGCTTGAATGCGGCAATAGATTTCTGTAAAGAGAATAATATTAGGCTTTATCGCATCCCTTCTGGGTTGTTTCCGTTTGCTGATACGGAACAGGGGGAGGCAATACTAGATGAGTTTAAGGAACAGATAAAAGCAACAGGCGATCGCGTTCGTCTTTCTGGCATCCGATTAGTGGTACACCCAGATCAATTTGTGGTACTCAGTTCGGATACGCCGTCTGTGATTGAGAACAGTATTAAGATTCTCCAGATGCACGCCCGGAATATGGATTTACTGGGGATGCCGCGATCGCCTTGGGCGATGATGGAGATACACGGTGGTAAAGGCGATCGCGCTGAACGTCTGATCAATGTCATCCGCGATCTACCTGATGAAATTCGCTCTAGATTAGCACTAGAAAACGATGAATACGCTTACAGTGCAGCAGAAATTCTGGCTGTTTGCCGGGAAGCTGGCGTACCAATGGTTTTCGACGCGCACCATCATGTAATTCACGAGAAGCTGGATACTTACGAAGATGCCAGCATTGCCGAAATTTTAGCAGCCGCGCGTACTACTTGGCCTGTACCTGAATGGCAACTGGTGCATATTTCCAACGGGCGGGAAGAGTTTGGCGATCCGCACCACAGCGATTTTATTACAGCGATGCCGAGTTCCTATCGGGATGCTCCTTGGATTGAGGTGGAAGCTAAGCTGAAGGAAGATGCGATCGCTAAACTGCGCGAAATTTGGACTCCTGTCTTTGGTACTGCACCTGCACCCAAACCGACCGAGGACAAGCCAATAGACGAAACTCCCCAGAAAACTAAGCAAAAGAAACGTTCCCTTAAGAAGGTTGAACAATCGGAGGAGCAGCCCCAGAAAACTAAGCAAAAGAAACAACCAGCCAAAAAGGTTGCAAAAAACAACAGCGAACTTTTGAGTGCCAACTTAAGCGGCGAGTAAAGGTGATGCTAGCAGATAAAAGGCGAGCGATTTATCGGGATGAGAGGATGTCTGAAAAGTCATAATCGAGACGCTTAGAGGGTGCCGATCCCCCTTGCATCCCCCTTAAAAAGGGGGACTAAGACTTGATTCTCCCCCCTTGAAAAGGGGGGCTGGGGGGATCAAACTAACTTTGACACTTCTGAGACATCCTCTGAGGCGCACCCCTCGACCCAAGCTACAACTTATTTGCCGCTTCTGCTTCTAGCTTCTGGACTTCTCTCAATCGTGCGACGGATATCATTAAGCGATCGCCCTTCTTGGAAGGCTCTCAATTGGCTTTGCATACCATGGCTATCGACATCGCGTCCCAGCACTTCTCGATAGATTTGGTTAATTTTGTCACGGGCTTCTTGACTTTGAGCAATCGAGCGACGAATATCTCTAAGTGACTCGCCATCCTGTATAGCTCTTACGTGACCTTGGATGCCTCTGAAATCACCATCCCGTCCCAGAACTTCTCGATAAATTTTATTTATCTCCGAGTAATAATTCTTTGTTGAATTACCTTGCTGCGAAGTGTTGGAACGCCAAACCTCATCCTGAGTTGCTGGTCGTCCGCAAACTACTCGGTTGGAGTTATCCACAATACATAACCGCTGCTGTGCGTGGACTGGTGCTACAAAAATAGGTGTAATGAATAATGCTGCGGTGAAGAGAGTTGTTAACTTCATATGTTTTCTCCCCTGAATATTTGTTGTATATTCACAGTACAGTTGACTTCTGTGTCCTCTCTTCACCTAAGTTACTCATCCAAGTGGGTGATTGGCAAGATCAGCAGAACTGGGGATAAATCTGTCGCCACGCTAGCACCGCAAATATAGTGTTTCTCAGTTGAATTAAAATACAGACCTAACCCCCCAACCCCCTTCCCTGCCAGGGAAGGGGGAGTTAGCCGCTACCCTTGCCGGGAGGGGTTGGGGAGAGGTCAGATTGTATTGCATCCAAAGGGTTAGGCGTAACCTTAACCCATCCTAAAGCTACTTATTTGCTGTCATCGTTGCCTATTACCTTGTCAACCAGTTCTTTTGCTCCTTCAATCAACCCAGGATTGGATTGATTGGTTGCTTTGACACTTTCTTGGTAAATTTCATCTTGCTTTTTCGGATCGCGAGCCTGCTCTGCGGCTTCTTCATAAGATTCTTCCCGAAGCTCAATTGCTGCACTGTTTCCAGAGGTACTGTCAACTTCCTGTGCAGTCAACTGTGATGCTGCATAAGCTGGCTGACTGGCAAAAATGAATATATTTGACAGACTCAGCAAACTTATCAAACCTACAACCAAAATGCTCTGGCGAAATGCTTGACCTAAAGCTGTTAAAATGCCTTGCATATAAATCTCCTCCCAATCGTTTTTGGTACAATCTGACGCTAAGCGCGATCACATTTGTCGCCTGGTGCGACATCGCTACACTGACCAAAGGCTATCTCTTAACGCCAGAAAAATCTCTTGACCAGAGAGATTTTAAAGGTTTAACTACAACACTCCCTTCTGCCGCAAGATACATTCAAGCACTGGGAAAAATTAAGGATTGTTATCGTCCGATTACGAATGGGAAAGTTTTAAATTAATAACTTAATAACTCATAGCTTTTTTTAATTTTTCAGGTAGTAAGATTCGGTTGAGGCAATTTCCCAAAAGCATCTAAAAGCAGTTGCGGAATCGCTTTTGGGCGCATCGCTGTTATATCCACCCACACCCACAGCGCCTGGGCTGTCACCAACAGCTTTTCCTCTGGCTGTTTGCGGATTTCATAGCGGCGAATGGCACGCGGGCCGCGCATCTCGGAAAGCCAGGTGGTGACTTCCAGCCACTCGCCTGCAACGGCTGGGCGCAGATATTCTATCTCAATCCGCCGCATTACGAAGACACCGCCCAACTCTTCGCAGCGTTGCTGGGTAAAGCCGAGATGTTCTGAGTGTTCAACAGCCGCCTGTTCTAGGTAATGCTGATAAACAGCGTTGTTGACGTGACCGAGGGAGTCCATCTCGTGATATCGTACCCGCAGCTGAGTTTTGAACGGTTGCATGCGATCGCTTAGTCAAGATATTTCTTTTCCATTTCCAGGCTAACCGATACTGCCGCGCCTCTTATGCTCTCTTTTGGTATAAATAACGTTTCTCAGTTGGGTGGAATATATCGCGGTTCTGACGTTCAGTGCACCTTGGTAGGGGCATGGCAATGCCATGTCCCGCCCTTGAATCTCGCCACGCCACACTGGGGATAAGTGCAATAAGTTTAATTTTGTTAGGGAAACTGCTTTATGCTGTCAAAGTATTATGGCAAGCTTTTTGGGCATCTATTGAGGTAGATTAGTTACACCCACAGTAAGAGTTTGCCGTCCATCCCTATAAATCTATTTTGCGATGGGAAATTCGGCAATTTTTTTCTAGGGATTGGTAATTGGGAAGATATATTTCCCAATTACCAATCCTCAATCCCACTTTTTTAGCCCTCTTCATCCGGTGAGTCATTCTCATCAAGTCGCTGCAACAAAGCTAGATGAAAGGCTTGCCGAGTTTGAGCATTCAGATATCTCTCTTGTAACGGTTGCCATTCCTGCCAAGCTTGGTAAGCTGTTTGATGCAGCTGTTCGGCAAGAGTTGGAAGCTGGTTTTTGACCTTAGAGTGTAAGACATCAGTCAGCACTTCGGCTAACACTACACTGTCTTGAATTTGCCCCAAGATTTCCTGAACTGATTTCACATCTTGCAGATAACCTGCATAAGCGGGGCCATAGAGGTCTGTGAATAGTTCCATCTGATAGCGAACGCGCTTTGCTTCCTTACGCAAACTGTGCAGAGCTTCCCCTTGATCTGCTAAAAGTTGCGTTACAGCTTCTGGTTCTAAATCTTTGGCAATTTTAATTTCTGGTGCTTTGACATCAGTTCCTAGCAACCAACCAGGGTGGAGAAAAAAGCGACTGACTTCCGGTAAAAGTAAATCTGGTAGAACCTGACGTAAAGGCATCTGAGCAATTTCTTGATAACTTGGATGCTTCAGCCATGTTTGGAACGACTGCTTCAGTTTCTGGTAACGCTGATGATCTAAAGTTTGGCGTACTTGCTCTAGGGCGTGGTGACGCTGTTTATTTAAAGATGCGATCGCTTCCTCTAAGGTTTTTTGCTCTTTTGAGGGTAAATTAGGATAATAACGATTTTTTAGCGCTTCCTGAAGTACGTCTATATCTCGCAACTCCCCAAGACTATGACCTATCTTCCCAATCTTGTTTTCTTGGGCTGACTTAGGAAGATCCAGCGCTGGTGCAAACCCTGTTATTGCTGAACGCAAGCGACGTATCCCGACGCGCATCTGGTGTAATGCCTCTGGGTCTTTGTCTTTAATGACATCGCTTTCGTGTTTAAGCGTTTTGTGAAAGTGTTTTTCAATCGCTAGGTAAGCCCAATCTCCTAGATTCTGGGCTTTTTCTAATGCACTCTTTTTCATGGCAATATTGCCTCATCCGTGTAAAAGATTAATAAATCCTTAAGCTCAAATTAAGCTGAATGTTCACACTAGCACATTCCTACTCAAATTTCGGTATTTCACTCTAACGCAACCAAGTAGAACTTATGATATTACCTGGGGAAGAGATCCATAAGTCGTATCGGGTTAGGGTTTCCCCAGTTTGCAGGTTTTTTATGAATGGCTTGCCAGTCCAGATTTGGCAGCTACAGAGATTTTTCGGTTCCTGAATCTCAAAGTCAGCCTCAGTTTGTTGCAACCGGAAAAACTCAATATGCCAGTGACCAGGTTCAACAGCAACACACTCGTTTGAATGTTGCTGTTGAACCTGCTTAATTGCCGTGGGCAGAAAATCGATATCTAGCACATATGATTGATAGTTATGCTGGCAGGCAAATTCTACAACTTGCTGCCAGTCATAGACTGGATCTTTCTCGCCATGTAGTTCGCTGTCGTCGCCAAAGCAGTAACCTCCAAACAGCCAAACCAGTTTTGATAATATGGTTTCTTGGCGGATGCGATCGCTTCTTAAAATTTCTAAATCTTCCTCTAGGAGGACGCGATCCGGAATGCACCACCAATATTCCCAATAAATTTGTGCATCTAGTGGTAGCGTCCGCTTGATTACTCCGGGGATGCGATCGCGTTGCTGAATCAAGCGTATTTCCTTCTTAGATGCACTCCTACCATCCGGAATCGGCAGATCCATATTTGCCGCCAGAGGATGTTTCGGCGCGATCGTCATCTCATTAGGGATGAAGGAGTCGAGGTTCAACACAGATACTCTCCGAATCGGGCTACCGCAAAGTAATCTTCTATTCTATATCTTAGAATAGGTCGGTTTTGGCTATAAATTTTTATATATAGCAATTCCAGGGTTGGATGCGATACCTCTGTAACGACATGGCAATGCTATTCCCCACGAACGTTAGAACCGCAATATATTCCATCCATCTAAGAAACGCTATATTAAATTTAAGTTTAAGCTTTTATTATCTTCGGGGAAATTAGCTAACCTGAAATCAGTCCTGATGCAGGACTATCTGAAATGGGTAAAATTCGGTGATTATTAAGAAGAGGTAAAGGAGCGTGTCGGTAACGATCCTCATTATTTTTTCTCTAGGGTTGATGCCACTGTTGATTTCAATGTGGGCGATGCGTAAAGCAGAGGAACGAACGCGATCGCGCTTGAGATCGGCTATGCGGAGGGTATCTGCTAGAGAGTTGCAAAGAATGTCAACTTCTATAGATCAGCATTATATTGAAGGAGTTGGTTATCTAATTGGCGATATAACTTGTCAATTTAATGCCCACTCTCCTTACATCCGTTGTGCTATTAATCCTAGCGGCCCTTGCCAAGATTGTTACCACTATCAATCAAGGGAATATAATTAATTTTACTCGGTTACAGTACGTTTAGAAAGGAAATTTAGCCCCAAAAAAATAGCCGCAATTGTTCCGGAAACACAAATTTCTCCTTTTGTGATTATTTCCATAACTTCTGTTATAGGAATTAACACAACTTCAATGTCTTCTGTGATATCCAAATTTTGTTTACTTCTTTGCTGAACATTTTCAGCTAAAAATAAATGTATTTTATTAGTGTCTTTGGGCGGGTTATCGTATAAAGTCGCTAGTTTAATTATTTGGTCAGCCACATAGCCTGTTTCTTCTTCTAATTCTCTAGCAGCGGCAACAACACTATCTTCTGATTCTGAAACAGCCCCAGCCGGAAGTTCTAATAATATTTCTTCGACTGCATGGCGATATTGCCGTACAAAAACAATTTCTTTTTGTGGGGTTATTGGTAAAATTACAGCAATATCTGGTCTAATATTTACAAAGTAGTCGTCTATTATTTGTTTGGTAGGTAATTCTATTTCATCTTGCCGAATTTTACACCATTGGTTGTTGACAACCATTTTTGATTTAAGAATTTTCCACTTTTTTAGACGTTTCATATAAGAGAATAGATAAAAAACGGCATACACCTTAATTTACCGTGGGGCAGGTGTCTCGCCTGCCATTATAAAACAGGTATCTTGCCTGTTTTATAGCGTTTCTCAGTTGGGTAGAATATATTGCGGTTCTGATGTTGGTAGGGACTGGGAATGCCATCAAGGTTCTAGGGACGAGGCATTGCCATGTCCCTACAGATGTATCGCACCGAACCCTTGAATTGCTGTACTATCGCGTTAACAATCAATTTGGAACTCTTCTCCAACTCTGTTGGGTGACAGAGGACGAGAAAAGAAGGATACAACAAATAATATGCGAATTAGTATTGAAACCTTCACAGTAAACAAGCGATTTCCTTTAACCATCAGTCGCGGTACGACAGCGCAGACAACTAATGTGTGGGTACGTGTAATTGAAGATGGTATTGAGGGATGGGGGGAAGGAACGCCCTTTTCCATCGGAGAACAGCGACAAACGACAGAGAGTATTTTGGAGCAATTGCAGCAAATTGCTCCAAGTTTGGAGCAATTTCATACCTGGGAGAGGCAGCAGATTGAAAGTGTGTTGCAAGAGGCACTTCTTCCTTCCTCGGCACAAGCAGCAATTGATGTGGCATTGTACGATTGGATGGGAAAGCGGTTGGAATTACCTCTGTGGCGGTTGTGGGGGTTGGATTGCTCGCGGATTGTCCCCACCTCTGTCACAATTGGGATTAATTCTCCGACAGCAGCCGTAGAGCGATCGCGCGACTGGCGACAACTGACTGGGGCAAAAGTTTTAAAGGTAAAATTGGGTAGTTCGCTGGGCATTGAAGCAGATCAGGCGATGTTGATGGCAATTCGGGAAGACGCGCCAGAGGCAATTTTGAGTGTAGATGCCAACGGCGGTTGGAATTTGGAAGATGCTGTGACGATGTGCGCTTGGCTGTCGCGTCTGGGCGTTAAATATGTGGAACAGCCGTTACCGCGAGGAGAAAATTTAGGAGTAATGGGGGAATCGCCGCTACGGGAACTAAAAGCGCGATCGCTTCTACCAATTTTTGTCGATGAAAGTTGTTTTACCAGTAGGGATATACCTCTACTCGCAGATAAAGTTCATGGCGTTAATATCAAATTAATGAAATGTGGAGGTTTAACTGAGGCGATTCGCATGGTGCATACAGCGAAAGCTTGTGGGTTGCAGGTAATGTTTGGTTGTTATTCTGACAGTGTTATTTCTAATACGGCAGCAGCGCAGCTTTCCCCACTAGCTGATTATCTGGATTTAGATTCTCACCTAAATTTAATAGACGATCCTTTTATAGGTGCATCGTTGCAAGATGGGCGACTGTTACCGAATGATTTGCCAGGGTTGGGAATAAGTAAAAATTAGAAATTAGAAATTAGAAATTAAAAATTAAATGCTAAATCCTAAACATCGAGTTGCAATTCTGCTGCATGAAGGGATTCGCGGCATTCATGGGAAAACTGGATTGGCGCTATTACGTTACAGTGAATCGCCAACAGTGGTGATAATCGATCGCCAGTGTGCGGGCGAATCTTTACGGCAATTGACTGGTATTGAGTGCGATGCTCCGATCGTGGCTTCAGTTACAGAGGCGTTAACCTACGCACCCGATGTACTTGTAATTGGCATTGCGCCGTCTGGGGGTGCGTTACCGGAGGAATGGTGGCAAGAGGTGAAACAGGCGGTGGCTGGGGGTTTGTCGGTGGTGAATGGGCTGCATACCCCGATGGCATCACCGGAACTTCAGGCATTGTTGAAAGAGGGACAGTGGATTTGGGATGTGCGCCAAGAGCCAACAGATTTAAAAATAGCAAGTGGTTTGGCGCGATCGCTTTCTTGTAAGCGTGTCCTCACTGTCGGTACAGATATGAGTGTTGGCAAAATGTCAACCAGTTTGGAACTAAATAAAGCAGCGACAAAGCGGGGTTTACGTTCTAAGTTTCTTGCTACTGGTCAAGCTGGTTTAATGATAGCGGGTG
Coding sequences within it:
- a CDS encoding dipeptide epimerase, which gives rise to MRISIETFTVNKRFPLTISRGTTAQTTNVWVRVIEDGIEGWGEGTPFSIGEQRQTTESILEQLQQIAPSLEQFHTWERQQIESVLQEALLPSSAQAAIDVALYDWMGKRLELPLWRLWGLDCSRIVPTSVTIGINSPTAAVERSRDWRQLTGAKVLKVKLGSSLGIEADQAMLMAIREDAPEAILSVDANGGWNLEDAVTMCAWLSRLGVKYVEQPLPRGENLGVMGESPLRELKARSLLPIFVDESCFTSRDIPLLADKVHGVNIKLMKCGGLTEAIRMVHTAKACGLQVMFGCYSDSVISNTAAAQLSPLADYLDLDSHLNLIDDPFIGASLQDGRLLPNDLPGLGISKN
- a CDS encoding DUF6464 family protein translates to MSVTILIIFSLGLMPLLISMWAMRKAEERTRSRLRSAMRRVSARELQRMSTSIDQHYIEGVGYLIGDITCQFNAHSPYIRCAINPSGPCQDCYHYQSREYN
- a CDS encoding acyl-CoA thioesterase; its protein translation is MQPFKTQLRVRYHEMDSLGHVNNAVYQHYLEQAAVEHSEHLGFTQQRCEELGGVFVMRRIEIEYLRPAVAGEWLEVTTWLSEMRGPRAIRRYEIRKQPEEKLLVTAQALWVWVDITAMRPKAIPQLLLDAFGKLPQPNLTT
- a CDS encoding NUDIX hydrolase, producing MKRLKKWKILKSKMVVNNQWCKIRQDEIELPTKQIIDDYFVNIRPDIAVILPITPQKEIVFVRQYRHAVEEILLELPAGAVSESEDSVVAAARELEEETGYVADQIIKLATLYDNPPKDTNKIHLFLAENVQQRSKQNLDITEDIEVVLIPITEVMEIITKGEICVSGTIAAIFLGLNFLSKRTVTE
- a CDS encoding CHAD domain-containing protein, which codes for MKKSALEKAQNLGDWAYLAIEKHFHKTLKHESDVIKDKDPEALHQMRVGIRRLRSAITGFAPALDLPKSAQENKIGKIGHSLGELRDIDVLQEALKNRYYPNLPSKEQKTLEEAIASLNKQRHHALEQVRQTLDHQRYQKLKQSFQTWLKHPSYQEIAQMPLRQVLPDLLLPEVSRFFLHPGWLLGTDVKAPEIKIAKDLEPEAVTQLLADQGEALHSLRKEAKRVRYQMELFTDLYGPAYAGYLQDVKSVQEILGQIQDSVVLAEVLTDVLHSKVKNQLPTLAEQLHQTAYQAWQEWQPLQERYLNAQTRQAFHLALLQRLDENDSPDEEG
- a CDS encoding DUF1611 domain-containing protein; protein product: MLNPKHRVAILLHEGIRGIHGKTGLALLRYSESPTVVIIDRQCAGESLRQLTGIECDAPIVASVTEALTYAPDVLVIGIAPSGGALPEEWWQEVKQAVAGGLSVVNGLHTPMASPELQALLKEGQWIWDVRQEPTDLKIASGLARSLSCKRVLTVGTDMSVGKMSTSLELNKAATKRGLRSKFLATGQAGLMIAGDGVPLDAVRVDFAAGAVEQLVMRFGQEYEILFVEGQGSLLHPSSTATLPLLRGTQPTGLILVHRAQQATIRNHPHVAIPPLPEVIKLYETVAAAGGAFAAVKVVAIALNTAHLDTATAQQVIAQIQTETNLPCTDPVRFGAELLLDAVMNN